From one Musa acuminata AAA Group cultivar baxijiao chromosome BXJ2-6, Cavendish_Baxijiao_AAA, whole genome shotgun sequence genomic stretch:
- the LOC135615853 gene encoding uncharacterized protein LOC135615853, producing the protein MRSLTGLGIALSLISGCLFLALVAELSYLFWWKTRTNRARELLHLFCWRKPSFPGSTEVNPQEISATVDVAACSEEGQLQLQLHSSSSRARELLHLFCWRKPSFPGSTEVNPQEISATVDVAACSEEGQLQLQLHSSSSRAREPLHLFCWRKPYFPGSTEVNPQEISATVDVAACSEEGQLQLQLHSSSSRARELLHLFCWRKPSFPSSTEVNPQEISATVDVAACSEEGQLQLQLHSSSSRARELLHLFCWRKPSVPSSTEVNPQEISATVDVAACSEEGQLQLQLHSSSSRARELLHLFCWRKPSVPSSTEVNPQEISATVDVAACSEEGQLRVQSSSSNGDDDTVEAELMRLHSLAGPPRFLFTINEESKEDLESEDVRSGGKKSWSDSFDRSDTPPYLTPPSSPPFLTPPLTPLARFKHSAFNPLFESSKEEDFFRI; encoded by the coding sequence ATGCGATCTTTGACCGGTCTGGGCATTGCTTTGAGCCTAATCTCAGGTTGCTTGTTCTTGGCTCTCGTTGCAGAGCTGTCCTATTTATTTTGGTGGAAGACGAGAACTAACAGGGCCAGAGAGCTGCTTCATCTTTTCTGCTGGAGGAAGCCATCTTTTCCCGGTTCCACAGAAGTCAACCCCCAAGAGATCTCCGCCACAGTGGATGTAGCTGCTTGCTCCGAGGAGGGACAACTGCAGTTGCAGCTCCACTCGAGCTCTAGCAGGGCCAGAGAGCTGCTTCATCTCTTCTGCTGGAGGAAGCCATCTTTTCCCGGTTCCACAGAAGTCAACCCCCAAGAGATCTCCGCCACAGTGGATGTAGCTGCTTGCTCCGAGGAGGGACAACTGCAGTTGCAGCTCCACTCGAGCTCTAGCAGGGCCAGAGAGCCGCTTCATCTCTTCTGCTGGAGGAAGCCATATTTTCCCGGTTCCACAGAAGTCAACCCCCAAGAGATCTCCGCCACAGTGGATGTAGCTGCTTGCTCCGAGGAGGGACAACTGCAGTTGCAGCTCCACTCGAGCTCTAGCAGGGCCAGAGAGCTGCTTCATCTCTTCTGCTGGAGGAAGCCATCTTTTCCAAGTTCCACAGAAGTCAACCCCCAAGAGATCTCCGCCACAGTGGATGTAGCTGCTTGCTCCGAGGAGGGGCAACTGCAGCTGCAGCTCCACTCGAGCTCTAGCAGGGCCAGAGAGCTGCTTCATCTCTTCTGCTGGAGGAAGCCATCTGTTCCAAGTTCCACAGAAGTCAACCCCCAAGAGATCTCCGCCACAGTGGATGTAGCTGCTTGCTCCGAGGAGGGACAACTGCAGCTGCAGCTCCACTCGAGCTCTAGCAGGGCCAGAGAGCTGCTTCATCTCTTCTGCTGGAGGAAGCCATCTGTTCCAAGTTCCACAGAAGTCAACCCCCAAGAGATCTCCGCCACAGTGGACGTAGCTGCTTGCTCCGAGGAGGGACAACTGCGGGTCCAGTCGAGCTCTAGCAATGGAGATGATGACACTGTGGAGGCTGAGCTCATGAGGCTCCATAGCCTTGCAGGCCCTCCGAGGTTTCTCTTCACCATTAACGAGGAGAGCAAGGAGGATTTGGAGTCAGAGGATGTAAGGTCCGGAGGCAAAAAGAGCTGGAGTGATTCGTTCGATCGTTCAGACACCCCCCCATACTTGACCCCTCCCTCTTCCCCTCCTTTCTTGACTCCACCTCTCACTCCTTTAGCTCGCTTCAAACACAGTGCTTTCAACCCCCTCTTTGAATCCTCAAAAGAAGAAGACTTCTTCAGGATCTGA